A single genomic interval of uncultured Sphaerochaeta sp. harbors:
- a CDS encoding carbohydrate ABC transporter permease: MIKKTTPTAKIISYIFLIVLAYIMIYPLLWMIGAAFKTNEEMFGTIGLLPKNPVFGAFAAGWTGTGQYGFSTFLSNTFLMVIPTVIFTVISATLVGYGFARFNFPLKKLLFFIMIATLMLPATVIIIPRYIFFKKLGWLDTYLPFIVPAMLGSFPFFNFMMVQFFRGLPIEIDESGKLDGCNSFVILKDLLLPLCKSAIFSVIVFQFVWTWNDFFNVLIYISSVAKYPVALGLRMTMDISTEFDWNQIMAMSLISILPPVILFFAAQKYFVEGIATTGMKT; this comes from the coding sequence ATGATCAAGAAAACAACGCCTACCGCAAAAATTATCTCCTATATCTTCTTGATCGTCCTTGCCTATATCATGATCTACCCGTTGCTCTGGATGATCGGGGCAGCGTTCAAGACCAATGAGGAGATGTTTGGAACCATTGGATTGCTTCCCAAGAACCCTGTCTTCGGTGCCTTTGCAGCCGGCTGGACGGGGACGGGCCAGTATGGGTTCTCAACCTTCCTGTCCAATACCTTCCTGATGGTAATCCCAACGGTCATATTCACCGTTATCAGTGCAACATTGGTTGGTTATGGGTTTGCCAGGTTCAACTTTCCACTTAAGAAGCTCTTGTTCTTCATCATGATTGCAACCTTGATGCTTCCTGCAACGGTTATTATCATTCCCCGGTATATCTTCTTCAAGAAGCTTGGCTGGCTCGATACCTACCTGCCGTTCATCGTTCCAGCGATGCTTGGAAGCTTTCCCTTCTTCAATTTCATGATGGTGCAGTTCTTCAGGGGCTTGCCTATAGAGATTGATGAGTCAGGGAAGCTGGATGGGTGCAACAGTTTTGTCATTCTCAAGGATCTGTTGTTGCCGCTGTGCAAGTCAGCCATTTTCTCAGTCATCGTTTTCCAGTTTGTCTGGACGTGGAATGACTTCTTCAATGTCTTGATCTATATCAGTAGTGTGGCCAAGTATCCTGTGGCGTTGGGCCTGAGGATGACCATGGACATCTCAACTGAGTTTGATTGGAACCAGATCATGGCGATGAGCCTGATCTCCATACTCCCTCCGGTGATTCTCTTCTTCGCTGCACAGAAATACTTCGTTGAGGGAATTGCTACCACTGGAATGAAGACCTGA
- a CDS encoding histidine kinase: MNKRIIRIFFRHSLPLVIVALLLGGGATLLTQNFIRSNSIRQANQKLAEVQAYYDVILDEMDSLSLMFSTNPEMMNRLQRVLSGGEEVNLDNYREFRLIRSFLAAPANARPYIHDIYVYLDNARELVLSSDLAFTALPYMEDSSWFQTYKELPSENQSYSQRVTLKEGTPTEQHIIRILRPITNPVNERIGVIVLDIKERSLSGAYQFQEGEILTVHNRDGQLLFSNPSNHREYAEEDMYYFQAFSGKYGWEYTLGIYEPMLYQLSTTLLYYTITLTVIALLLGLYLTHRTNRQERKFLANIMQQLSQVGDADFTEEHPEKYRNIFDYLNHHVIRTFLEQDYLRWQTEAMEYRALQMQINPHFLFNTLDTINWKAVKLASGENDVSTMIQLLSKLLKYSLQVDDFSGVPLSKELEQTEYYIQLQHIRFKQAFTCEKDIDPSLLDVRVPAMLLQPILENAFNHGFREGEPLHITIRATLVEDRMQIVVSNDGKCMSQEEVDAINQSKADVLKKKSSLGLLNINKRLMLFTQGKSPIVIASKEDAGVTVTLYLPLRREG; this comes from the coding sequence ATGAACAAACGTATCATCCGTATCTTCTTCCGCCACAGTCTCCCCTTGGTCATTGTAGCGCTTCTCTTGGGAGGAGGAGCAACCTTGCTGACCCAGAACTTCATCAGGAGCAACTCCATCAGGCAGGCGAACCAGAAGCTTGCTGAGGTACAGGCCTACTATGATGTGATTCTTGATGAGATGGACAGCCTCTCCTTGATGTTCAGCACCAATCCCGAGATGATGAACCGCCTTCAGCGCGTTCTCAGCGGAGGAGAGGAGGTCAACTTGGACAACTATCGTGAATTCCGTCTCATCCGATCCTTCCTTGCAGCTCCTGCCAATGCAAGGCCCTATATCCATGACATCTACGTATACTTGGACAATGCTCGTGAGCTGGTACTCTCCAGTGATCTCGCGTTCACCGCGCTCCCGTATATGGAGGACTCCTCCTGGTTCCAAACGTACAAGGAGCTTCCCTCTGAGAACCAGAGTTACTCACAAAGGGTTACCCTCAAGGAAGGAACCCCGACAGAACAACATATCATTCGTATCCTGAGGCCAATCACAAATCCGGTCAATGAACGTATAGGAGTCATCGTCCTGGACATCAAGGAAAGGTCGCTTTCAGGGGCCTACCAGTTCCAGGAGGGAGAGATACTTACGGTTCACAACCGAGACGGACAGTTGCTTTTTTCCAATCCAAGCAATCATAGGGAGTATGCTGAAGAGGACATGTACTATTTCCAAGCCTTCTCTGGGAAGTATGGTTGGGAATACACGCTAGGCATCTATGAACCAATGCTCTACCAGCTCTCCACCACCCTGCTCTACTACACCATCACCCTCACGGTCATAGCACTTCTGCTGGGTCTTTATCTTACCCACCGAACCAATCGGCAAGAGAGAAAGTTCCTTGCCAATATCATGCAACAGCTCAGCCAGGTCGGAGATGCCGACTTCACTGAAGAACATCCAGAGAAGTATCGGAACATCTTTGATTACCTGAACCACCATGTCATCAGGACATTCCTCGAACAGGACTACCTCAGGTGGCAGACAGAGGCAATGGAATACCGTGCCCTGCAGATGCAGATCAATCCCCACTTTCTTTTCAACACCTTGGATACCATCAACTGGAAGGCGGTCAAACTTGCCTCAGGGGAGAACGATGTTTCCACCATGATCCAGCTTCTTTCAAAGCTGCTCAAATACTCGCTGCAGGTTGATGACTTCTCCGGCGTTCCCCTCTCCAAGGAACTCGAACAGACCGAGTACTATATTCAGCTGCAACATATCCGTTTCAAGCAGGCTTTCACCTGTGAGAAGGATATCGACCCTTCACTCCTTGATGTACGCGTTCCGGCAATGCTTCTGCAGCCCATTCTGGAGAATGCATTCAACCATGGATTCCGGGAGGGTGAGCCCCTTCATATCACCATCAGAGCAACGCTGGTGGAAGACAGGATGCAGATTGTAGTTTCCAACGACGGGAAGTGCATGAGCCAGGAGGAGGTTGATGCAATCAACCAGAGCAAGGCAGATGTACTGAAGAAAAAAAGTTCCCTTGGGCTGTTGAACATCAATAAGCGTCTGATGCTCTTCACCCAAGGGAAGTCCCCGATTGTCATTGCCAGTAAGGAGGATGCCGGGGTTACGGTTACCCTGTATCTCCCGCTCAGAAGAGAGGGATGA
- a CDS encoding response regulator, translating into MYTLVIVDDETELLEGLTHYFPWESIGFSVSGSFTDARSALAFCKDHHPDVLLTDIRMPFMSGLQLIKELKQFPSPPQFCIMSAYDDFGYAKEAIGYGVLEYLVKPSSFEEIKQTFEKIRHVLDGSTPAMAPSSSFVPSNPLVTKTLAIVEKKLSSCTLQNIASELGVTTSYLSRLFKEETTQNFQEYLLSHKMEVAKQMLTSKVGYKNKEIAEALGYQDTQNFCRTFRKYWGTSPQQLKKEQGL; encoded by the coding sequence ATGTATACCTTGGTAATCGTAGACGATGAAACAGAACTCCTGGAAGGGCTTACCCACTACTTCCCCTGGGAATCGATAGGATTCTCAGTCTCTGGATCCTTCACTGATGCAAGAAGCGCCCTTGCCTTCTGCAAGGACCATCACCCAGACGTGCTCCTTACCGATATACGGATGCCCTTCATGAGTGGACTCCAGTTGATCAAGGAACTGAAGCAGTTCCCTTCCCCACCCCAGTTCTGTATCATGAGTGCATATGATGACTTCGGCTATGCGAAAGAAGCTATCGGGTACGGGGTCCTGGAGTATCTGGTAAAACCATCCTCGTTTGAGGAGATCAAACAGACCTTTGAGAAAATCCGACACGTTTTGGACGGCTCTACACCGGCTATGGCTCCCTCCTCCTCATTTGTTCCGTCCAACCCCTTGGTCACAAAAACACTGGCGATCGTTGAGAAGAAACTCAGCAGCTGTACCCTACAGAATATTGCCTCGGAGCTTGGTGTGACTACGAGTTATCTGAGCAGGCTGTTCAAGGAAGAGACTACCCAGAATTTTCAGGAGTATCTCTTGAGCCATAAGATGGAAGTAGCAAAACAGATGCTCACCAGCAAAGTGGGCTATAAGAACAAGGAAATAGCGGAAGCACTAGGGTATCAAGATACGCAGAACTTCTGCAGGACATTCCGCAAGTACTGGGGAACCAGTCCCCAACAGTTGAAGAAGGAACAGGGCTTATGA
- a CDS encoding amidohydrolase family protein, giving the protein MPIIDSHAHIFTELCGFGADGELRSIGGGKARWATGEVIDLIPQSYGDTTFSAERFLTLMDQNNVEKAVLLQGGFLGFANNYLAQVVKIHPTRFAAAATFDPFCRNAQKILDNLIQTFRIFKFEMSTGCGIMGSHPDFPLDKPSMMQFYEQIATKKGVLVFDLGSPGDGSNQPHAIRNIAEAFPHMPIVICHLMSPRRNHRRELEEGLKTMNRENIYFDLAALHHKVRPEAYPFPTAQEFISLAKNLVGSDHLMWGTDVPSTLVQYSYRQLLDYQWELFAEEERKMVFHDTAERIYFST; this is encoded by the coding sequence ATGCCCATCATTGATTCCCATGCACATATATTTACCGAGCTCTGCGGTTTTGGAGCCGACGGAGAACTTCGCTCCATCGGTGGAGGAAAAGCCCGTTGGGCTACAGGGGAGGTGATCGATCTCATACCCCAAAGCTATGGGGATACGACCTTCAGTGCTGAGCGATTTCTCACCTTGATGGATCAGAACAATGTTGAAAAGGCCGTTCTGTTACAAGGAGGTTTCCTTGGTTTTGCCAATAACTATCTTGCCCAGGTAGTAAAAATACACCCTACCCGTTTCGCTGCAGCAGCAACCTTCGACCCCTTCTGCCGCAACGCACAGAAGATTCTGGATAATCTAATCCAGACGTTTCGAATCTTCAAATTCGAGATGTCCACAGGGTGTGGCATCATGGGAAGCCATCCAGACTTTCCCCTCGATAAACCAAGTATGATGCAATTCTATGAACAGATAGCAACAAAGAAAGGCGTCCTGGTGTTTGACTTGGGAAGTCCTGGAGATGGGAGCAACCAACCACATGCTATCAGGAATATTGCTGAAGCATTCCCACATATGCCCATTGTCATCTGCCACCTCATGAGTCCTAGGCGCAATCATAGAAGGGAGCTGGAAGAAGGCCTAAAAACAATGAACCGAGAGAATATTTACTTTGACCTTGCCGCCCTTCACCATAAGGTACGACCTGAAGCATATCCGTTTCCAACTGCACAGGAATTTATATCGCTCGCGAAAAACTTGGTTGGATCTGACCACCTGATGTGGGGCACCGATGTCCCTTCCACCTTGGTACAATACAGTTACAGGCAGCTACTGGACTACCAGTGGGAGTTGTTTGCCGAGGAAGAGCGTAAGATGGTCTTTCATGATACGGCAGAAAGGATCTATTTCTCCACGTAG
- a CDS encoding extracellular solute-binding protein: protein MKKTLVLLLIALLAMGTVFAAGSKEAAKEDGPVTLRLSWWGGDSRHTPTLAAMDAYMAKNPNVKLEGEYGGWDGYYQKIVTQIAGGTAADIIQIDQPWLAELSSKGEVFTVIDDSMVDLSQFDAAFLENYCSYEGKLMGLPTGTNVNTFVVDTKMLSDFGIDPNTKWTWENIISEGKKINDQDSTRYFSGATPDILRYWFEIYVAQLAGSVVDSNKQVAFTQEQGAEVFRYFQRWIDEDIIAPFSQTSLFYQKFQENPDWINGKMATAWTWVSSMDKDIGARENFETRQFPVMDGAVNTGILMRPSQIFVVNNNSKNKDEAIKLMDYLFTDPEAIEKLGLARGIPSAAIGRSVLAEKGMISEMAEKATNEGIAQAGDPQSVYQMNSEVMQVMQDVIDEFGFGRLTPEEASAKLIKNLEATLASL, encoded by the coding sequence ATGAAAAAAACGCTCGTGTTATTGCTCATCGCCCTTTTGGCAATGGGAACAGTATTTGCAGCCGGTTCAAAAGAAGCTGCAAAAGAAGACGGTCCTGTGACACTGCGTCTCTCCTGGTGGGGTGGTGACTCTCGTCATACTCCGACCCTTGCAGCAATGGATGCCTATATGGCAAAGAATCCCAACGTCAAGTTGGAAGGCGAGTACGGTGGCTGGGATGGCTACTACCAGAAGATAGTGACCCAGATTGCTGGCGGTACTGCTGCTGACATTATCCAGATTGACCAGCCTTGGCTTGCTGAGCTCTCCTCAAAGGGTGAAGTATTCACTGTCATCGACGATTCCATGGTTGACCTTTCCCAGTTTGATGCAGCATTCCTTGAGAACTACTGCTCCTATGAGGGGAAATTGATGGGTCTTCCTACCGGAACCAACGTCAATACCTTTGTGGTAGACACCAAAATGCTCTCTGATTTTGGCATTGATCCCAACACCAAGTGGACTTGGGAGAATATCATCAGTGAAGGCAAGAAGATCAACGACCAGGATTCCACCCGCTATTTCAGTGGTGCAACACCTGACATTCTTCGCTACTGGTTTGAGATTTACGTTGCACAGCTTGCCGGAAGTGTTGTGGACAGCAACAAGCAGGTTGCCTTTACCCAGGAACAGGGAGCTGAGGTATTCCGCTACTTCCAGCGCTGGATTGATGAGGACATCATTGCTCCTTTCAGCCAGACCTCACTTTTCTATCAGAAGTTCCAGGAAAATCCAGATTGGATCAACGGCAAGATGGCAACTGCATGGACTTGGGTAAGTTCCATGGACAAGGACATTGGGGCTAGAGAAAACTTCGAAACCCGTCAGTTCCCTGTCATGGATGGTGCTGTAAACACAGGTATCCTGATGCGCCCCTCCCAGATCTTTGTAGTCAACAACAACTCCAAGAACAAGGATGAGGCTATCAAGCTCATGGACTACCTGTTCACTGATCCTGAAGCCATCGAGAAGTTGGGTCTTGCACGTGGTATTCCCTCTGCAGCAATCGGACGGAGTGTTCTTGCTGAGAAGGGCATGATCTCAGAGATGGCAGAGAAGGCCACCAATGAAGGTATTGCCCAGGCTGGTGACCCACAGAGTGTCTACCAAATGAATAGTGAAGTCATGCAGGTAATGCAGGACGTGATCGATGAGTTCGGTTTTGGAAGGCTTACCCCTGAGGAAGCTTCTGCCAAGCTGATCAAGAATCTTGAAGCAACACTTGCTTCTCTGTAA
- a CDS encoding alpha-galactosidase, with the protein MKETRICIVGGGGRLWAIQFMKDLAYNTMTHGTLVLYDIDKEAAHNNVAVAEKVFKVNNSEGRFRVIAEDEIGKALTGCDLVIISIEPGKTECRYGDLVLPEEYGILQSVGDTTGPGGIMRARRAVPLFFEIAEQVKQYCPDAWVINYTNPMTLCTAALYKAFPEIKALGCCHEVFHTQNFLAEKVAEWFDVPVPDRREIKIDLTGVNHFTFVTKAFWKAHDLMPRLIELVQDASTFSDGTAVAKKRLEEEKWFDCDQKIALSFLRDFGSLGAAGDRHLAEFVPWFLTSDENLHTYGVIRTPYSWRERTAKEKRERVFKDEDLKAELTDEEGVDIMRCLMGDKTMVTNINRPNEGQISYLPKGRIVESNGVLGEDSIRPIVASDPPLAIQNLVRQVSDVQEMTLEAIWNKDDELLFSAFLSDPLMNLSRDKARELFEKMLEASDLKY; encoded by the coding sequence ATGAAAGAGACTCGTATCTGTATTGTTGGAGGTGGTGGTCGCCTCTGGGCCATCCAGTTCATGAAGGATCTTGCGTACAATACCATGACCCACGGTACCTTGGTTCTGTACGATATTGATAAGGAAGCTGCGCATAACAATGTGGCAGTTGCAGAGAAGGTGTTCAAGGTTAACAACAGTGAGGGTCGTTTCCGCGTCATCGCAGAGGATGAGATTGGAAAAGCGCTTACTGGTTGTGATCTGGTAATCATCTCCATAGAACCAGGGAAGACCGAATGCCGCTATGGCGACCTTGTCCTCCCTGAAGAGTATGGGATTCTCCAGTCTGTAGGGGATACCACAGGTCCTGGTGGGATTATGCGCGCTCGCCGAGCCGTTCCCCTGTTCTTTGAGATCGCCGAGCAAGTCAAGCAATACTGTCCTGATGCCTGGGTGATCAACTACACCAATCCAATGACGCTCTGCACTGCAGCACTCTATAAGGCATTCCCCGAGATCAAGGCACTGGGCTGTTGTCATGAGGTATTCCATACCCAGAACTTCCTTGCTGAGAAGGTGGCTGAGTGGTTTGATGTACCAGTTCCCGATAGAAGGGAGATCAAGATTGATCTTACCGGGGTGAATCATTTCACCTTTGTGACCAAGGCTTTTTGGAAGGCCCATGACCTGATGCCCCGTCTCATTGAGCTTGTTCAGGATGCCTCTACCTTCAGTGATGGAACTGCTGTTGCCAAGAAGCGATTGGAGGAAGAGAAGTGGTTTGACTGCGACCAGAAGATTGCACTCAGTTTCTTGCGTGACTTTGGTTCCCTTGGGGCCGCTGGGGATCGCCACCTTGCCGAGTTCGTTCCTTGGTTCCTTACCAGCGACGAGAACCTGCATACCTATGGGGTGATCAGGACTCCATATTCCTGGAGAGAGCGCACAGCGAAGGAGAAGCGGGAGCGCGTATTCAAGGATGAGGACCTGAAGGCAGAGCTTACTGATGAGGAAGGCGTGGATATCATGCGTTGCCTGATGGGTGATAAGACCATGGTCACCAATATCAATCGTCCCAATGAAGGGCAGATCAGTTATCTTCCCAAGGGCAGGATTGTTGAGAGCAATGGGGTATTGGGTGAAGATTCCATCCGCCCGATTGTTGCCAGTGATCCCCCGCTTGCTATCCAGAATCTGGTCAGGCAGGTCAGTGATGTACAGGAGATGACCCTAGAGGCAATCTGGAACAAGGATGATGAGTTGCTCTTCTCTGCTTTCCTCAGTGATCCACTGATGAATCTGAGCAGAGATAAGGCCAGGGAGTTGTTTGAGAAGATGCTTGAGGCATCTGATCTCAAATACTAA
- a CDS encoding sugar ABC transporter permease: protein MQRRSYKNYTYIGYLYILPWIIGFLLLQLIPLINSFWYSFTEFQLLGDPEFLGLANYKKIFTADATFLQSLKVTFYYVLIAVPLKIGFALLIAIILNQKIKGINLFRTLYYIPSILGGSVAISVLWKYLFMNQGVVNNLIGVLGIPAIDWLGSPDLALGTISLVTVWQFGSSMLLFLAGLKQIPFSLYEAAKIDGAGRPRIFFQITLPSLSPIILFNLIMQMINAFQDFTGAFVITQGGPLKSTYLYGLMLYDQGFKFFKMGYASALSWILFAIILFFTSLTFRSSESWVHYGDSI, encoded by the coding sequence ATGCAAAGACGCTCATATAAGAACTACACATATATCGGATATCTCTACATCCTGCCATGGATCATTGGGTTCCTGCTTCTCCAGCTCATTCCATTGATCAACTCCTTCTGGTACTCATTCACTGAGTTCCAGTTGCTTGGTGACCCGGAATTTCTCGGACTTGCCAACTACAAGAAAATCTTTACTGCAGACGCGACATTCCTGCAATCCTTGAAGGTGACGTTTTACTACGTCCTGATTGCGGTTCCCCTCAAGATAGGGTTTGCCCTCTTGATCGCAATCATCCTGAATCAGAAAATCAAGGGTATCAACTTGTTTCGTACCCTGTATTATATTCCCTCCATCCTGGGAGGAAGTGTGGCCATCAGTGTACTGTGGAAGTACCTGTTCATGAACCAGGGGGTCGTGAACAACCTCATCGGTGTACTGGGAATTCCTGCCATCGATTGGCTTGGGAGTCCTGACCTTGCCTTAGGGACCATCAGCTTGGTCACAGTCTGGCAGTTCGGCTCTTCCATGCTGCTCTTCCTGGCTGGACTGAAGCAGATTCCTTTCAGCCTCTATGAGGCTGCAAAAATTGACGGGGCAGGAAGGCCACGCATTTTCTTCCAGATCACCTTGCCCTCTCTTTCACCCATCATATTGTTCAACCTTATCATGCAGATGATCAATGCATTCCAGGACTTTACCGGTGCATTTGTCATTACACAGGGTGGACCACTGAAGTCTACCTACCTCTATGGACTGATGCTCTACGATCAGGGCTTCAAGTTCTTCAAGATGGGCTATGCATCCGCGCTCTCCTGGATACTGTTCGCCATTATCCTATTCTTTACCAGTTTGACGTTCCGCAGTTCTGAGAGCTGGGTACACTACGGAGATTCAATATGA
- a CDS encoding DUF1801 domain-containing protein, which translates to MHIFQSYLEDIADDNQRRKMDALLTWVHETFPTLGMRIAWNQPIFTDHETFIIGFSRAKAHISVAPESRTIEKFSDDLSKAKLSATKELFRIKWEQETPYSLLQRIILFNIEDKKECSTFWRK; encoded by the coding sequence ATGCATATATTTCAATCATATCTTGAGGATATCGCTGATGATAACCAACGCAGGAAAATGGATGCATTGCTTACTTGGGTGCATGAGACGTTTCCAACACTCGGAATGAGGATTGCCTGGAACCAACCAATATTCACTGACCATGAGACCTTCATCATCGGTTTCAGCAGGGCAAAAGCACACATCAGTGTTGCTCCTGAAAGCAGAACGATTGAGAAATTCTCAGATGATCTTTCAAAGGCAAAATTGTCAGCCACCAAAGAACTGTTCAGGATCAAATGGGAGCAGGAGACCCCCTACTCCCTTCTACAGAGGATCATCCTCTTCAATATCGAGGACAAGAAGGAGTGTTCAACATTCTGGAGGAAGTAA